One region of Desulfobacterales bacterium genomic DNA includes:
- a CDS encoding ABC transporter permease — MEHTDTDIQDIQLDEPLAPKRTRLQEFWRLFKQNRLAIAGMVFFILFFFLAIAGFALTRGSKPVLDPAQVRLQDKLRPPLARPNIERLQPTEVPKLGVYIFGTDDLGRDIFARMMQGSWVSLTVGFVAVGISVLIGIFLGGIAGYYGSRHIRIGQLLTATLLIIGVLLIIGKLIWAGVAVLICGCGCILISLRMKKSVKAKNRSIGKRMWYFKTISIDTVVMRFVDIMLCFPSFFLILTVVALLPASIYNIMVVIGLTSWMGATRFVRAEFLSLREQDFVAAARALGLSNFRIIFRHMIPNAVAPVLVSATIGIASAILTEAGLSFLGFGVPPPYATWGNILSGGKGFIFDAPWLTFVPGIAILIVVLSFNLFGEGLRDVLNPKLRDRH, encoded by the coding sequence ATGGAACATACAGATACAGACATCCAAGATATCCAGCTGGATGAACCGCTGGCACCCAAACGCACCCGTCTGCAAGAGTTCTGGCGCCTTTTCAAACAAAACAGACTGGCGATTGCCGGCATGGTTTTTTTCATTCTCTTTTTCTTTTTGGCCATCGCCGGCTTTGCATTAACACGCGGCAGCAAGCCGGTTCTGGATCCTGCCCAGGTGCGCTTACAGGATAAACTGCGCCCGCCGCTGGCCAGACCCAATATAGAACGGCTACAACCCACGGAGGTCCCCAAACTGGGTGTTTACATATTCGGCACCGATGATCTGGGCCGCGATATCTTTGCCAGAATGATGCAGGGGTCCTGGGTCTCTTTGACCGTCGGTTTTGTGGCCGTCGGCATTTCGGTGCTGATCGGCATATTTTTGGGCGGCATTGCCGGCTATTACGGCAGTCGCCATATTCGCATTGGACAGTTGTTGACTGCAACTTTGCTGATCATTGGTGTATTGCTGATAATCGGCAAACTCATATGGGCCGGCGTTGCCGTTTTGATCTGCGGCTGCGGTTGTATCTTGATTTCGCTGAGAATGAAAAAGTCTGTTAAAGCCAAAAACAGATCCATCGGTAAGCGCATGTGGTATTTTAAGACCATTTCAATTGATACGGTGGTAATGCGTTTTGTCGACATCATGCTTTGCTTTCCCAGTTTTTTCCTGATCCTGACGGTTGTGGCCCTGCTGCCGGCCAGCATCTACAATATCATGGTCGTAATTGGATTAACCAGCTGGATGGGTGCCACCCGGTTTGTGCGCGCCGAGTTTCTGTCATTAAGAGAACAGGACTTTGTGGCTGCTGCGCGGGCGCTGGGGTTGAGCAATTTTCGCATCATTTTTCGTCACATGATCCCCAATGCAGTGGCACCGGTGCTGGTTTCGGCGACCATCGGCATCGCCAGCGCCATTTTGACCGAAGCCGGTCTGAGCTTCCTGGGTTTCGGCGTGCCGCCGCCCTATGCCACCTGGGGAAACATTTTGTCCGGCGGCAAAGGGTTTATTTTTGATGCCCCCTGGCTGACATTTGTGCCCGGAATCGCCATATTGATTGTGGTGCTGTCGTTCAACCTATTCGGAGAGGGGTTGCGGGATGTGCTCAACCCCAAGCTTCGCGACCGACATTAA
- a CDS encoding ABC transporter permease produces the protein MISFIGRSIVQKIVTLFFVSIVSFLIIHLAPGEPSQVDPMNPKFTREMVERFRAEFHLDKPLYRQYLYFYRDLFTGKTISWKDNQPVFKKIWERFLNSLPLFIVGTILTWTISFPVGIRSAIFRGGIYDRSSTFFSYLLISIPGFFFAYILIIFVVNQFHVPVIGMETFGMGEISGFNRIMDRIWHLLLPSLLGATAGIAVLSRYVRSQMLEVEGQDYVRTAKAKGLAPDQVHYKHALRNALLPFVTMFGLILPGLIGGSVIIESIFAWPGMGRMAYEAILARDYPIILTLNFVSAVLVLIGTFISDLLYMVVDPRIRL, from the coding sequence ATGATCTCTTTTATCGGCCGCAGTATCGTCCAAAAAATTGTGACGCTCTTTTTTGTTTCGATCGTCTCGTTTTTGATTATCCACCTGGCCCCCGGTGAGCCCAGCCAGGTGGATCCCATGAATCCCAAATTCACCCGCGAAATGGTGGAGCGCTTTCGCGCCGAATTTCATCTGGACAAGCCCCTCTACCGCCAATATCTGTATTTTTATCGCGATCTATTCACCGGCAAAACCATTTCCTGGAAAGACAATCAGCCGGTTTTTAAAAAGATATGGGAGCGCTTTCTCAACAGCCTGCCGCTGTTTATTGTCGGCACCATCCTGACCTGGACGATTTCATTTCCGGTGGGCATCCGGTCGGCTATCTTCAGAGGGGGCATTTATGACCGCAGCTCGACTTTTTTCTCTTATCTTCTGATTTCGATTCCCGGATTTTTTTTCGCCTATATCCTAATTATTTTTGTGGTCAACCAGTTTCATGTGCCGGTCATCGGTATGGAGACCTTTGGCATGGGCGAGATCTCGGGCTTTAATCGCATCATGGATCGCATCTGGCATCTGCTGCTGCCCTCTTTGCTGGGGGCCACCGCCGGTATCGCCGTACTATCGCGCTATGTGCGCAGTCAGATGCTCGAGGTCGAAGGCCAGGATTATGTCCGCACCGCCAAAGCCAAAGGGCTGGCCCCCGATCAGGTTCATTACAAACATGCCCTGCGCAACGCCTTGCTGCCGTTTGTGACCATGTTTGGCTTAATCCTGCCGGGTCTGATCGGCGGCTCGGTCATTATTGAATCCATTTTTGCCTGGCCCGGTATGGGCCGCATGGCCTATGAAGCGATTTTAGCGCGCGATTATCCGATCATCTTAACCCTTAACTTTGTCTCCGCGGTGCTGGTACTGATTGGCACCTTTATTTCAGACTTGCTCTATATGGTGGTAGACCCCAGGATTCGGTTGTAA
- a CDS encoding ABC transporter substrate-binding protein → MTTKNFLILAPLVLSLILLQSYFWVPTYEEQAKGNPQRLTQYINASIGDAAILNPILSADSASSEITDKVFEGLIDRDEELRFRGRLATSWDIFEEAFFYVNAAASIPGLDQASPQAIIDLIQAARNQTAPYSEALRQTLDNIVAVSLVPARTERMSEQVRDPADDQKTQKIDITLSAPARIKLELKTVDQDLFVNLSQILGKDYFYSFDGAQYLVTTPKVETDLLNALAKKFLPAVEHNPIIEFQLRPNVKFHDGHTFDAHDVKFTYDAIMDPRNLSPRVSSYEPVKQVLVIDPLTVQIVYKRLYSPAIGSWAMGILPEHLLNDAALKKEALKLAKDPTSFSIRQSGFNRQPIGCGPFVFREWVSDQYIILDRFDDYWEGPPHYEKYVFRVIPDPLTQEIEFYAGTIDSYGVEPHQVKRLKDDPNFQSFSGTSMGFSYIGYNLRRKPFDDRRVRQALSMAIDVNKIIEFVLYNQGERITGPFPKQTDFYNPHIAPVPYDPRGALKLLAEAGWTRNDQGWLEKDGQRLQFKLITNNGNDIRKAILAIAQDSWKQIGIDVRTDLVEWAVFIQERVNKLDFDALVLGWSMPLDPDLYQIWHSSQTGYNQLNFVGFKNNQADDLIIKIRQEYNHAQLVEYCHRLHAIIAHEQPYTFLFVSRWTAILDKRIVIKAFDNSANIVYRKIKPTRTGSYTFHFNQWIKLAQTPEFAP, encoded by the coding sequence ATGACTACCAAAAACTTTCTCATTCTGGCACCGCTGGTGCTGTCCTTGATCCTGCTGCAATCTTATTTCTGGGTCCCCACCTATGAGGAGCAGGCCAAAGGCAACCCTCAGCGGCTGACGCAGTATATCAATGCCTCCATTGGTGACGCCGCTATTTTAAACCCGATTTTATCGGCCGACAGCGCCAGCAGTGAAATCACAGATAAGGTCTTTGAAGGCCTCATTGACCGGGATGAAGAGCTGCGTTTCAGGGGACGTCTGGCAACTTCTTGGGACATTTTCGAGGAGGCCTTTTTTTATGTCAATGCTGCCGCCAGTATCCCCGGTCTGGATCAAGCCAGCCCTCAGGCCATTATCGATCTGATCCAAGCCGCCCGCAATCAGACTGCCCCATACTCCGAAGCGCTTCGGCAAACGCTGGACAACATCGTAGCGGTTTCCCTGGTTCCGGCCCGCACAGAGCGGATGAGCGAGCAGGTCAGGGATCCCGCTGACGACCAAAAGACCCAAAAAATCGACATCACGCTATCCGCTCCGGCCCGGATTAAGCTTGAACTCAAAACGGTTGACCAGGATCTGTTTGTCAATCTCAGCCAGATTCTGGGCAAGGATTATTTCTACAGTTTTGACGGCGCACAATATCTGGTGACCACCCCAAAGGTAGAAACAGATCTGCTGAATGCCCTGGCCAAAAAATTTCTGCCCGCGGTGGAACACAATCCGATCATCGAATTTCAATTGCGGCCCAATGTTAAATTTCATGACGGCCACACTTTTGATGCCCATGACGTCAAATTTACCTACGATGCCATCATGGACCCCCGCAACCTCTCACCCCGCGTTTCCAGTTACGAGCCGGTCAAACAGGTGCTGGTCATCGATCCGCTGACCGTGCAGATTGTGTATAAACGATTGTATTCACCGGCCATCGGATCATGGGCGATGGGCATCCTGCCCGAGCATCTGCTCAATGACGCCGCACTGAAAAAAGAAGCGCTCAAACTGGCCAAGGACCCCACATCATTTTCGATTCGTCAAAGCGGTTTTAACCGCCAACCCATCGGATGCGGTCCCTTTGTGTTTCGTGAGTGGGTGTCCGACCAATATATCATCCTCGATCGCTTTGATGATTACTGGGAAGGGCCGCCCCATTATGAAAAATACGTATTTCGCGTTATTCCCGATCCGCTGACCCAGGAAATAGAGTTTTATGCCGGCACCATCGACAGTTACGGGGTCGAGCCGCACCAGGTCAAACGCTTGAAGGACGATCCCAATTTCCAAAGTTTCTCCGGCACCTCAATGGGTTTCTCCTATATCGGGTATAACTTGCGACGTAAGCCCTTTGATGATCGCCGGGTGCGGCAGGCCTTGAGTATGGCCATCGATGTCAACAAGATTATCGAATTCGTATTGTATAACCAGGGCGAGCGCATCACTGGTCCCTTTCCCAAACAGACCGATTTTTATAACCCCCATATCGCGCCCGTACCTTATGATCCGCGGGGCGCTCTGAAATTGCTGGCTGAGGCCGGGTGGACACGCAACGACCAGGGTTGGCTTGAAAAAGATGGCCAGCGGCTTCAATTTAAGCTCATCACCAACAACGGTAACGATATCCGCAAGGCCATTCTGGCCATTGCCCAGGATTCATGGAAGCAAATTGGCATCGATGTGCGCACCGATCTGGTGGAATGGGCGGTCTTTATTCAGGAGCGGGTCAATAAATTGGATTTTGATGCCCTGGTTTTAGGCTGGTCCATGCCGCTCGACCCCGATCTTTACCAAATCTGGCATTCCAGTCAGACCGGTTACAATCAGCTTAATTTTGTAGGTTTCAAAAACAACCAAGCGGATGATTTGATTATTAAAATCCGTCAGGAATACAATCACGCGCAGCTGGTCGAATACTGCCACCGCTTGCATGCGATTATCGCCCATGAGCAGCCCTACACTTTCCTATTTGTTAGCCGTTGGACCGCGATTCTGGATAAACGCATCGTGATCAAAGCATTTGATAATTCAGCTAACATCGTATACCGGAAAATTAAACCAACAAGAACAGGTAGTTATACATTTCATTTCAACCAATGGATTAAACTGGCACAAACGCCTGAATTTGCACCCTAA
- a CDS encoding aspartyl protease family protein: MMMKKMCFFKLFLIVILLSLALPLQAEFYKYVDDEGHAFFVEDLSRVPPKYRNRVEVYREKYDHLPDEQKKSKLENEQEQQQALEFERQRQMEQELQQAAEQEEAERKRQEELAKAELQETSVIIKGNRVYVPTTIGNNGVEVQTLLLLDTGASQTVVHREIAGQLNIIALKKGLSQVAGGQKIYTEMGKVDYIIIGPHTLKGANILVINHEGAAVAHQGLLGMNILRHFNYNIDFENQMMVWQPAE, encoded by the coding sequence ATGATGATGAAAAAAATGTGCTTCTTCAAGCTATTTCTTATCGTAATTCTATTGAGTCTAGCGCTCCCGCTGCAGGCGGAGTTCTACAAATACGTCGACGACGAGGGGCATGCGTTTTTCGTTGAAGACCTGAGCCGGGTCCCCCCTAAGTATCGCAACCGGGTTGAGGTCTATCGGGAGAAGTATGACCATTTGCCGGATGAGCAAAAAAAATCCAAACTGGAAAATGAGCAGGAACAGCAACAGGCACTAGAGTTTGAAAGACAGCGCCAGATGGAGCAGGAACTGCAGCAGGCGGCGGAACAGGAAGAGGCGGAACGAAAACGTCAAGAGGAGCTGGCCAAGGCCGAATTGCAGGAAACCTCTGTAATCATCAAAGGCAACCGGGTTTACGTTCCCACCACGATCGGAAACAACGGTGTTGAGGTGCAGACTTTGTTGTTGCTGGATACCGGCGCTTCACAGACCGTTGTTCACCGCGAAATTGCCGGTCAACTCAATATCATCGCGCTTAAAAAGGGGCTGTCACAGGTCGCAGGCGGCCAGAAAATCTATACCGAAATGGGAAAAGTAGACTACATCATAATCGGCCCGCATACCCTAAAAGGCGCCAATATTCTGGTGATTAACCACGAGGGGGCCGCGGTCGCCCATCAAGGGCTGCTGGGAATGAATATCCTCAGACATTTCAATTACAACATCGACTTTGAAAATCAGATGATGGTGTGGCAACCCGCTGAATAA
- a CDS encoding phosphatase PAP2 family protein, with the protein MWKSQDILDWGIEVVRWFQQFSPALDWPFISLTFLGNLEFFLLFMPLLYWCCDRRAGARLLVLFLLSAYINSVAKVIFSQPRPFEYDSSVKQLVHAGGGGLPSGHTQSAVVVWGYLAAQVNKPQLWVLAGLLMIGIPLSRLYLGVHFPTDLIGGYVIGAVLLVVYLHFAPKVESWLAQKPIYWQLAVAISLPMALILLNPKGARYSLLASSFLVGFAPGMILERRWVRFQSNGSWLKRSVRYVVGLVMLAALWKGLIMVFDGLAPQALFRTLRYALMGLWCTWGAPWLFVRMKLARAG; encoded by the coding sequence ATGTGGAAGTCGCAAGACATCTTAGACTGGGGGATCGAGGTTGTACGGTGGTTTCAGCAATTCAGTCCTGCGCTTGATTGGCCGTTTATCAGTCTGACCTTCCTGGGAAACCTTGAATTTTTTCTTTTGTTTATGCCCCTGCTTTATTGGTGCTGTGATCGTCGAGCTGGTGCCAGACTGCTCGTTCTATTTTTACTCTCTGCCTATATTAATTCTGTCGCCAAGGTGATATTTTCTCAACCGCGCCCCTTTGAATATGATTCCAGCGTAAAACAATTGGTGCATGCCGGTGGCGGTGGCTTGCCAAGCGGACACACGCAAAGCGCGGTGGTGGTGTGGGGGTATCTGGCTGCACAGGTGAATAAACCCCAATTGTGGGTTTTGGCTGGTCTTTTGATGATTGGCATACCGCTTTCGCGGCTTTATTTAGGGGTGCATTTTCCGACCGATCTGATCGGTGGCTACGTTATCGGTGCCGTTCTGTTGGTGGTGTATTTGCACTTTGCCCCCAAGGTCGAAAGTTGGCTGGCTCAGAAACCAATATATTGGCAACTGGCTGTGGCCATTTCACTGCCGATGGCGCTGATTCTGCTTAATCCCAAGGGCGCCCGGTATTCCTTGTTAGCCAGTAGTTTTCTAGTCGGCTTTGCGCCGGGGATGATACTTGAGCGCCGTTGGGTTCGCTTTCAGTCAAATGGCAGCTGGTTAAAGCGGTCAGTTCGATATGTGGTGGGCCTGGTAATGCTTGCTGCCCTGTGGAAAGGGCTCATCATGGTTTTTGACGGGCTGGCACCACAGGCGCTTTTTAGAACCTTGCGGTATGCCCTGATGGGTTTGTGGTGCACCTGGGGCGCACCCTGGTTGTTTGTGAGAATGAAACTTGCCCGAGCCGGATAG
- a CDS encoding DUF2784 domain-containing protein → MIYHILADVVLCVHFLFVVFSLLGALLLVRWPKMVWGHLPAVGWAAWIEFSGNICPLTPLENMLRIRAGGSGYAGDFVGHYLLGVLYPDGLTRQTQIILGALVLGVNLVIYGYVFFWRKRKADA, encoded by the coding sequence ATGATTTATCATATCCTCGCCGATGTGGTATTGTGCGTCCATTTTTTATTTGTGGTGTTTTCGCTTTTAGGGGCGCTTTTGCTGGTCCGTTGGCCTAAAATGGTATGGGGTCATTTGCCGGCCGTCGGCTGGGCCGCCTGGATTGAGTTTTCTGGCAACATTTGCCCTCTGACACCGCTAGAGAACATGCTGCGTATCCGCGCGGGGGGAAGCGGTTATGCAGGTGACTTCGTGGGGCACTACCTTTTGGGCGTACTGTATCCCGACGGTTTAACACGTCAGACCCAGATCATCCTGGGAGCGCTTGTGCTGGGTGTAAACCTGGTCATATATGGATATGTGTTTTTTTGGCGCAAAAGAAAAGCGGACGCGTGA
- a CDS encoding TM2 domain-containing protein encodes MQTNPDTHRKTIGYILWLFGFTGSHRFYYGYPLLGTVYFFTLGILFIGWIIDLFLIPSMDRKADFRFKAGRVDYNLAWILLTFLGIFGIHRMYMGKWLTGILYLLTGGLVGFGLIYDFWTLNDQVTLVNSKA; translated from the coding sequence GTGCAGACAAATCCAGATACGCATCGCAAGACCATTGGTTATATCCTGTGGCTTTTCGGTTTTACCGGTTCCCATCGTTTCTACTATGGCTACCCACTTCTGGGAACCGTCTATTTTTTTACGCTGGGCATACTTTTCATCGGCTGGATCATCGACTTGTTTCTGATTCCATCCATGGATCGCAAGGCTGATTTTCGGTTTAAGGCCGGTCGGGTAGATTATAACCTGGCGTGGATTCTGCTGACATTTCTGGGGATTTTCGGCATCCACCGCATGTATATGGGCAAATGGCTGACCGGCATCCTGTACCTGCTTACAGGCGGGCTGGTGGGATTCGGGTTGATCTATGATTTCTGGACCTTAAATGATCAGGTAACCTTGGTCAACAGCAAAGCCTGA
- a CDS encoding DUF134 domain-containing protein produces the protein MVRPQKNRMVGYKPEISYFKPRGTPMMQLEEVRLTVDQREAIRLSDLLGMSHEDAGQRMGVSRATFGRIIQRARYVVADALINGKAINVGGGNYRIVDQNRIFRCKSCNHVWEEAKGMGRPRHCPGCQKKDFKRLITNGSSTR, from the coding sequence ATGGTTAGACCCCAGAAAAACCGCATGGTCGGCTATAAGCCGGAGATCAGCTATTTCAAACCCCGGGGGACGCCCATGATGCAGCTGGAAGAAGTTCGCTTGACCGTCGATCAACGCGAAGCCATCCGTTTGTCGGATCTGCTCGGCATGTCACATGAAGATGCCGGTCAGCGCATGGGCGTATCGCGCGCCACATTTGGCCGCATCATCCAGCGCGCACGATACGTGGTTGCCGATGCGTTGATCAACGGCAAGGCGATTAATGTCGGGGGCGGAAATTATCGGATCGTCGATCAAAATCGCATATTTCGCTGCAAAAGCTGCAACCATGTTTGGGAAGAGGCAAAAGGAATGGGCAGGCCGCGTCATTGCCCGGGGTGTCAAAAAAAGGATTTTAAGCGTTTGATAACAAACGGGTCCTCAACCCGTTAG
- a CDS encoding Mrp/NBP35 family ATP-binding protein, with the protein MVDIQDSMPPDPEKAEEQKEAAVRASLQKIKQKIIVMSGKGGVGKTSTAVNLSLALADAGHQVGIMDVDLHGPDVPRMLGLDGMPQLGPNQKLRPMAYSANLSAMSIESFIPGKDDAIIWRGPMKFAAIRQFIGDVDWGALDFLVIDSPPGTGDEPLTVAQIVSDARAVIVTTPQEVALADVRKSINFCKTVKMNIFGLVENMSGLNCPHCGEMIDLYGSGGGERTAKQTGIPFLGKIPFDPNVVACGDSGACYHKVHADTAVSRAYADVAKKLAKLT; encoded by the coding sequence ATGGTCGATATTCAAGACAGCATGCCGCCTGATCCAGAAAAGGCAGAAGAACAAAAGGAAGCGGCGGTCAGAGCGTCGCTGCAGAAAATTAAGCAAAAAATCATTGTCATGAGTGGCAAAGGGGGCGTCGGCAAAACCAGCACGGCCGTCAATCTATCGCTGGCCCTTGCCGATGCCGGGCATCAGGTGGGTATCATGGACGTTGATTTGCACGGCCCGGATGTGCCCCGCATGCTGGGGTTAGACGGAATGCCCCAACTGGGACCCAATCAAAAACTGAGGCCAATGGCTTACTCGGCAAATTTAAGCGCCATGTCAATAGAGTCTTTTATCCCCGGCAAAGACGACGCGATCATTTGGCGCGGACCGATGAAGTTTGCGGCCATCCGCCAGTTTATCGGCGATGTTGACTGGGGAGCACTCGATTTTCTGGTAATTGACAGCCCTCCGGGTACCGGTGATGAACCGCTGACAGTGGCTCAAATTGTTTCGGATGCACGGGCCGTTATTGTGACCACCCCCCAGGAGGTGGCTTTGGCCGACGTTCGCAAATCGATTAATTTCTGCAAGACCGTCAAAATGAACATCTTTGGTCTGGTGGAGAACATGAGTGGTCTCAACTGTCCCCATTGTGGTGAGATGATCGATCTGTATGGCTCCGGCGGCGGTGAAAGAACTGCCAAGCAAACCGGCATTCCTTTTCTGGGCAAGATTCCCTTCGATCCCAATGTCGTCGCCTGCGGGGATTCGGGGGCCTGCTATCATAAAGTCCATGCCGATACCGCTGTGTCAAGGGCCTATGCGGATGTGGCAAAGAAGTTAGCAAAACTAACCTGA
- a CDS encoding MBL fold metallo-hydrolase — translation MTIKITTLVENTVAIGSSRELIGEHGLAFLIETGARRILFDTGQYLALKNNARVLGSDLATIDTVVLSHGHYDHAGGLKHLLVHNSNFSLYAHPDAFNDKLIKRKGQYRKVGIPISEKDLASQGVTICLDAAPVEIAPNMMTTGEIPLQSAFETVAERFYTEKDGHKVPDSLADDQALILKTGKGLVVVLGCSHRGIINTLNHVCHITGQKQIYAVMGGLHLVKTSGEKLDTIMQHLQGFKLEKIVVGHCTGNQAIQAMFARFKDKVVINTVGNTITF, via the coding sequence ATGACTATAAAGATTACGACGCTGGTTGAAAATACTGTCGCGATTGGCAGCAGCCGCGAGCTCATCGGTGAGCACGGCCTGGCTTTTTTGATCGAAACCGGAGCGCGACGCATTTTGTTTGATACCGGGCAATATCTGGCCTTAAAAAACAACGCCCGCGTCCTCGGCAGCGATCTGGCAACGATCGATACGGTGGTGCTCAGTCATGGGCACTACGATCATGCCGGCGGCTTGAAGCACCTGTTGGTGCATAATTCAAATTTTTCGCTCTACGCCCACCCCGATGCCTTCAACGACAAACTCATTAAGCGCAAAGGTCAATACCGTAAAGTTGGGATCCCGATCAGCGAAAAAGATCTGGCCTCACAAGGGGTTACCATATGCCTGGATGCCGCACCGGTGGAAATTGCCCCCAACATGATGACCACCGGTGAAATACCCTTGCAGTCCGCATTTGAAACCGTAGCGGAGAGATTTTATACCGAAAAAGACGGGCACAAGGTTCCCGATTCGCTGGCTGATGATCAGGCCTTAATCCTGAAAACCGGCAAGGGGTTGGTTGTCGTTCTGGGGTGCAGCCATCGGGGCATTATCAATACCTTGAATCATGTGTGTCACATCACCGGCCAAAAACAAATTTACGCGGTTATGGGGGGGCTGCACCTTGTCAAAACGAGCGGCGAAAAGCTGGACACCATCATGCAGCATTTGCAGGGCTTTAAATTGGAAAAAATTGTCGTGGGGCATTGCACCGGCAACCAGGCCATTCAAGCAATGTTTGCACGCTTTAAAGACAAGGTCGTTATCAATACGGTCGGAAATACCATAACTTTCTGA
- the tsaA gene encoding tRNA (N6-threonylcarbamoyladenosine(37)-N6)-methyltransferase TrmO: MDTVDYKPIGTIHTPFERLEGTPIQPVGGADVKAEVEIFDEFVAGLQDLEGFSHIILIYHCHLAQPYRLRITPFLDDAERGLFATRAPARPNPIGLSIVRLIRIEYQILSVKDIDIVDNTPLLDIKPYVPEFDVRHTERIGWLGQKTTAARNTVDDGRFGN; the protein is encoded by the coding sequence TTGGATACTGTAGATTACAAACCGATCGGAACGATTCACACACCATTTGAGCGCCTTGAGGGCACACCCATCCAGCCAGTCGGCGGCGCTGATGTCAAGGCGGAGGTTGAAATTTTTGATGAATTTGTTGCCGGTTTGCAGGACCTTGAAGGCTTCTCACACATTATCCTCATCTATCATTGCCATTTGGCCCAACCCTATCGACTGCGAATCACGCCTTTTTTAGATGATGCCGAGCGCGGTTTATTTGCCACGCGCGCACCTGCCCGTCCCAACCCAATTGGTCTGTCCATCGTTCGACTCATTCGGATTGAGTATCAAATTCTCTCTGTCAAAGACATCGATATTGTCGACAATACGCCGCTGCTGGATATTAAGCCCTATGTGCCCGAATTTGACGTTCGCCATACGGAGCGCATCGGCTGGCTTGGACAAAAAACCACCGCTGCAAGAAACACAGTTGATGACGGAAGATTTGGGAATTAA